The proteins below come from a single Chryseobacterium sp. MA9 genomic window:
- a CDS encoding DUF6438 domain-containing protein: MKYLLAICAFVFLTSCTTSQKINSKYSAIEYEATPCFGFCPVFKMTISPDRTAVFEAEHFNFNDKPSKDEFSKPREGTFKGTIKEEDYNKLISLLDGLNVKSLNDKYGEQNITDLPTSYLRIKFADGTSKNIEDYGKNGSKKLSEVYQFFESLRKSQQWNKVK; this comes from the coding sequence ATGAAATATTTGCTAGCCATTTGTGCATTTGTGTTTTTAACATCTTGTACAACTTCTCAGAAAATAAATTCCAAATATTCTGCTATTGAATATGAGGCTACTCCCTGTTTCGGATTCTGTCCTGTTTTTAAAATGACAATCAGCCCGGATAGAACAGCGGTTTTTGAAGCGGAACATTTTAATTTTAATGATAAGCCTTCAAAAGATGAGTTTTCCAAGCCCCGTGAAGGAACTTTCAAAGGAACAATCAAGGAAGAAGATTACAATAAATTAATCAGTTTGCTTGATGGGCTCAATGTAAAAAGCTTAAATGACAAATATGGTGAACAAAATATTACCGATCTTCCAACCTCCTATTTAAGAATCAAATTCGCTGACGGAACTTCAAAAAACATTGAAGATTATGGAAAAAACGGAAGTAAAAAGCTTTCGGAAGTGTATCAGTTTTTTGAAAGCTTAAGAAAGAGCCAGCAATGGAATAAAGTGAAATAG
- a CDS encoding DUF4269 domain-containing protein codes for MLDFTKIDYLKSGNERQKKAYEVLAKHRIFEKLKDYSPILAGTVPIEIDIEGSDLDIIFEMDLRFEQDFLDDLMFSRFIPYDVDVEYPIVNGEKCITLNFVLDGFPIEIFGQNKPTIEQNAYLHMVAEYKILQEKGEEFKQKIIELKKQGIKTEPAFGMLLGLENPYEDLLKF; via the coding sequence ATGCTCGATTTTACAAAAATTGACTACCTGAAAAGCGGGAATGAAAGACAGAAAAAAGCTTATGAAGTTCTTGCAAAGCATCGTATTTTTGAGAAATTAAAAGACTATTCACCCATTTTAGCAGGAACAGTTCCTATTGAAATTGATATAGAAGGAAGTGATCTGGATATTATTTTTGAGATGGATTTAAGATTTGAACAAGACTTTTTGGACGATTTAATGTTTAGCAGGTTTATTCCTTACGATGTGGACGTTGAATATCCCATTGTAAACGGCGAAAAATGTATTACATTAAATTTTGTACTGGATGGGTTTCCCATCGAAATTTTCGGACAGAATAAGCCCACAATAGAGCAGAATGCATACCTTCATATGGTTGCCGAATACAAAATATTACAGGAAAAAGGAGAAGAATTTAAACAAAAAATAATAGAACTTAAAAAACAGGGGATAAAAACAGAGCCGGCTTTCGGAATGTTGCTTGGACTTGAAAATCCTTACGAAGATCTATTGAAATTTTAA
- a CDS encoding GSCFA domain-containing protein, giving the protein MKFRTEVDIPASDKKIEIEDKIFSIGSCFASEMTDLLQDGQLQTLNNPFGTIFNPFSINNAINRLHDSAFYEEEELITYNEEYISLDHHTSFDTRYIHQTLDKINGGIEAGNAFLQEADWIIITYGSSFIYEFLPKNKLVANCHKIPQKFFEKRLLSHQELTSSIYQTILDLKDICKEGVQILFTVSPVRHTKDGMVENQLSKSKLITAIHESISMFENCHYLPVYEILMDDLRDYRFYKEDMIHPSTQAVNYIFEKFGNAYFSVETQNFIKENFKIIKALEHKTSDKKDPKFIEFREKLDQRIEVQRKKVKHKIF; this is encoded by the coding sequence ATGAAATTCAGAACAGAAGTTGATATTCCTGCCTCAGATAAGAAGATTGAAATTGAAGATAAAATATTTTCAATAGGCTCATGTTTTGCCTCTGAAATGACGGATTTACTCCAAGACGGACAACTTCAAACCCTTAACAATCCCTTTGGAACGATATTTAACCCTTTTTCAATTAATAACGCTATCAATAGGTTACATGATTCTGCGTTTTATGAAGAAGAGGAGCTGATTACTTATAATGAAGAATATATTTCTCTGGATCACCATACCAGTTTTGATACCCGGTATATTCATCAGACCTTAGATAAAATAAATGGAGGTATTGAAGCCGGAAATGCCTTCCTTCAGGAAGCGGACTGGATCATTATTACCTATGGTTCTTCATTTATTTATGAGTTTCTTCCCAAGAACAAACTGGTGGCCAACTGTCACAAAATTCCACAAAAGTTTTTTGAAAAAAGACTGCTTTCCCATCAGGAGCTGACGAGTTCGATTTACCAGACGATTCTGGACCTTAAAGATATTTGTAAAGAAGGAGTACAAATCCTGTTTACCGTTTCACCAGTAAGACATACTAAAGATGGAATGGTAGAAAATCAGTTAAGTAAATCCAAATTAATTACAGCTATCCATGAGTCTATTTCGATGTTTGAAAACTGTCATTATCTGCCGGTCTATGAGATTTTGATGGATGACCTCCGGGATTACCGTTTTTATAAAGAAGACATGATTCATCCCAGCACACAGGCGGTTAATTATATTTTTGAGAAATTTGGAAATGCCTATTTTTCAGTAGAGACCCAGAATTTTATCAAAGAAAATTTTAAAATTATCAAGGCTCTGGAGCATAAGACCAGTGATAAGAAAGATCCAAAGTTTATAGAATTCAGAGAAAAATTAGATCAAAGAATTGAAGTGCAGCGTAAAAAGGTAAAACATAAAATATTTTAA
- a CDS encoding phosphoribosyltransferase, translating into MESIKVHDKTFVPYLKDAEIQEIVKETALRIYEDYKDEVPVFIGVLNGVVMFFSDLLKYYPGECEIAFIQMSSYVGTESTGIVYQKMELTKDVRDRHIILVEDIVDTGNTVESLFKYFKETQRPKSVKLASFLLKPEIYKKDFKLDYIGKEIPNKFVLGYGLDYDELGRNLPNLYQLEDGQINH; encoded by the coding sequence ATGGAAAGCATTAAAGTTCACGACAAAACTTTCGTTCCTTATTTAAAGGATGCCGAAATTCAGGAAATTGTAAAAGAGACAGCGTTAAGAATTTATGAAGATTACAAGGATGAGGTGCCTGTTTTCATAGGCGTTTTAAATGGGGTGGTGATGTTCTTCTCAGATCTTTTAAAATATTACCCGGGGGAATGCGAAATTGCCTTCATTCAAATGAGTTCTTATGTAGGAACTGAATCTACAGGAATTGTTTATCAGAAAATGGAACTTACTAAAGATGTAAGAGACCGTCACATCATTCTTGTAGAAGATATCGTAGATACAGGAAATACTGTTGAAAGTCTTTTCAAATATTTCAAAGAAACACAACGCCCTAAATCTGTAAAACTGGCTAGTTTCTTACTGAAACCAGAGATCTACAAGAAAGATTTTAAACTGGATTATATCGGTAAGGAAATTCCAAATAAATTTGTACTTGGATACGGACTTGATTATGATGAATTGGGAAGAAACCTACCTAATTTATATCAATTGGAAGACGGACAAATCAACCATTAA
- a CDS encoding DEAD/DEAH box helicase has product MNFTDLNLIEPIAKAIQEQGYTTPTPIQERSIPDILDGRDFLGCAQTGTGKTAAFSIPILQNLSKNKIPNKHIKALILTPTRELAIQIEENINAYGKYLPLKQLVIFGGVKQGNQEAALRKGIDILVATPGRLLDFIAQGIISLKNLEIFVLDEADRMLDMGFVHDVKRIIKLLPQRRQTLFFSATMPGEIQKLANSILNNPVKVEVTPVSSTADTIKQSVYFVEKDNKLNLLTHILENDISDSVLVFSRTKHGADKISRKLQKDNISAEAIHGNKSQNARQNALNNFKSGKTRVLVATDIAARGIDIDELKFVINFELSDVSETYVHRIGRTGRAGAEGNSISFVDGLDLLNLKNTEKLIGKKIPVIKDHPFHTDDLVAQKRDSNNKPMHAGGEKPKTGNNNNSRPNNNRKKPSAGASVGFKKPKNKNFTRKK; this is encoded by the coding sequence TTGAATTTTACAGACTTAAACTTAATAGAGCCTATTGCAAAAGCAATTCAGGAGCAGGGATATACGACTCCTACTCCTATCCAGGAAAGATCGATTCCTGATATATTAGACGGTAGAGACTTTTTAGGCTGCGCGCAGACAGGAACTGGTAAAACAGCTGCTTTTTCTATTCCTATTCTACAGAATTTATCCAAAAATAAAATTCCCAATAAACATATAAAAGCATTAATCCTTACGCCAACCAGAGAGCTGGCTATTCAGATTGAGGAAAACATTAATGCTTACGGTAAATATCTTCCATTAAAACAACTTGTTATTTTCGGAGGGGTAAAACAAGGAAATCAGGAAGCTGCTTTGAGAAAAGGAATTGATATTCTGGTAGCAACACCAGGAAGACTTCTTGACTTTATTGCCCAAGGCATCATCAGTTTAAAAAATCTTGAAATCTTTGTTCTTGATGAGGCAGACAGAATGCTGGATATGGGATTTGTACATGATGTAAAAAGAATCATTAAACTTTTACCTCAAAGAAGACAGACTTTATTTTTCTCAGCAACAATGCCGGGGGAAATTCAGAAACTGGCTAATTCTATCCTTAATAATCCTGTAAAAGTAGAGGTTACTCCCGTTTCTTCTACAGCAGATACGATCAAACAATCCGTTTATTTTGTTGAAAAGGATAATAAACTGAATTTATTAACTCACATTCTTGAAAATGATATTTCAGATTCAGTACTGGTATTTTCAAGAACAAAGCATGGTGCGGATAAGATTTCAAGAAAACTTCAAAAAGACAATATCTCTGCTGAAGCCATTCATGGTAACAAATCTCAGAATGCGAGACAAAATGCTTTGAATAACTTTAAATCCGGAAAAACAAGAGTTCTTGTCGCTACGGATATTGCAGCAAGAGGAATTGATATTGACGAATTGAAATTTGTGATCAATTTTGAGCTTTCCGATGTTTCTGAAACGTATGTACACAGAATCGGAAGAACAGGAAGAGCCGGAGCTGAAGGTAATTCTATCTCTTTTGTAGACGGACTCGATCTTTTGAATCTAAAGAATACTGAAAAATTGATTGGGAAGAAAATTCCTGTGATCAAAGACCATCCTTTCCATACTGATGATTTGGTTGCTCAGAAAAGGGATTCTAATAATAAGCCTATGCATGCGGGTGGTGAGAAACCTAAAACAGGCAACAATAATAATTCAAGGCCGAATAATAACCGTAAAAAGCCTTCTGCGGGAGCTTCAGTAGGGTTTAAAAAACCTAAGAACAAAAATTTCACAAGAAAGAAATAA
- the obgE gene encoding GTPase ObgE, which produces MSNFVDYVKIHCKSGHGGAGSAHLRREKYIPKGGPDGGDGGRGGHVIMRGNANEWTLLPLRYTRHIKAERGENGAKNQLTGADGSDIYIDVPIGTIAKNEEGEIIGEILDDKQEIILMQGGKGGKGNEHFKSSTNQTPRYAQPGMDGEEGYVVFELKILADVGLVGFPNAGKSTLLASVSAAKPKIANYAFTTLTPNLGIVDYRNYKSFVMADIPGIIEGAAEGKGLGHRFLRHIERNSILLFLIPADSEDHFQEFKILENELKEYNPELLDKDFIISVSKSDLLDDELKKEIAAEFPENKQPLFFSGVTGEGLMELKDAIWKQLHG; this is translated from the coding sequence ATGTCTAACTTTGTAGATTACGTAAAGATCCATTGTAAAAGCGGACACGGAGGTGCTGGTTCTGCCCACCTTCGCCGTGAAAAGTATATCCCTAAAGGTGGTCCTGACGGTGGCGACGGAGGTCGTGGCGGACACGTCATCATGAGAGGAAATGCTAATGAATGGACTTTGCTTCCACTCCGATACACCCGTCACATAAAAGCTGAACGAGGTGAAAACGGAGCGAAAAACCAGCTGACAGGAGCTGACGGTTCTGATATTTATATCGATGTTCCCATTGGAACTATCGCTAAAAATGAAGAAGGTGAAATTATCGGAGAAATCCTTGATGACAAGCAGGAAATAATTTTGATGCAGGGCGGAAAAGGCGGAAAAGGAAACGAACATTTCAAATCCTCTACCAATCAGACTCCAAGATATGCTCAACCCGGAATGGATGGTGAAGAAGGCTATGTGGTCTTCGAGCTTAAAATTTTGGCCGATGTAGGACTTGTTGGATTTCCAAATGCTGGAAAATCTACACTTTTAGCATCTGTTTCTGCAGCAAAACCAAAAATTGCCAATTACGCTTTTACAACCCTGACTCCTAACCTTGGAATTGTAGATTACAGAAACTACAAGTCTTTTGTAATGGCTGATATTCCCGGGATTATTGAAGGAGCTGCGGAAGGAAAAGGATTAGGACACAGATTCCTGAGACATATTGAAAGAAACTCTATCCTGTTATTTTTAATTCCTGCTGATTCTGAAGATCACTTCCAGGAGTTTAAGATTCTGGAAAATGAGCTGAAGGAATATAATCCTGAACTTTTGGATAAGGATTTTATTATTTCTGTTTCAAAGTCTGACCTTTTGGATGATGAACTGAAAAAGGAAATTGCAGCAGAATTTCCTGAAAACAAGCAGCCTTTATTCTTCTCAGGGGTTACCGGAGAAGGCCTTATGGAGCTTAAAGATGCCATCTGGAAACAATTGCACGGATAG
- a CDS encoding ABC-F family ATP-binding cassette domain-containing protein codes for MILLQNISFGFPGGDLLFNYTNLTIPSDTKSALVGSNGMGKSTLLKIIAGQIQPLSGNITISGHIFYVPQMFGNFNHLTIAECLKIDQKLNALQKITNGEVDEIYFEILNDDWDIEERSQQALEHWGLDNFKLTQKLESLSGGQKTKVFLAGIQISQPDIIILDEPTNHLDLEGRKLLYDLIDKTDATVVIVSHDRILLNLVDTIFELSNQGIATYGGNYDFYAEQKEVEEEALHNDIHAKERALKKAKEKERESLERKQKLDARGKQKQEKSGVARIMMNTLRNNAEKNTSKLKSVHAEKINGISDGLRDLRSSLKNAEQMKVNFNDSNLHSGKILIAAEDINFNYGNGILWKDNLNLEIRSGERISIKGLNGSGKTTLIKLLLGNIESPEGKIDRAEFNSIYIDQEYSLIDNDSTLYDFVQTFNDNALQEFEVKTFLSRFLFGKDTWDKKCGVLSGGERLRLLLCGLSISNNAPDMIILDEPTNNLDLQNVEILTNSIKDYHGTLLVISHDEIFLEEIGIDRELILV; via the coding sequence ATGATTTTACTGCAAAATATATCCTTTGGGTTTCCGGGAGGAGATCTTCTATTTAATTATACCAATTTAACGATACCATCTGACACCAAATCTGCATTGGTGGGAAGCAATGGCATGGGAAAATCAACCCTGCTGAAAATTATCGCGGGCCAAATACAGCCTTTAAGCGGAAATATTACTATTTCAGGTCATATTTTTTATGTTCCTCAGATGTTCGGGAACTTTAACCATCTTACTATTGCTGAATGTCTGAAAATAGATCAGAAACTGAATGCTCTACAAAAAATCACCAATGGAGAGGTGGATGAAATTTATTTTGAAATTCTGAATGACGACTGGGATATTGAAGAGCGCAGCCAACAGGCATTGGAACATTGGGGACTTGACAATTTTAAACTAACTCAAAAACTGGAAAGCCTGAGTGGTGGCCAGAAGACGAAAGTTTTTCTTGCCGGAATTCAGATCAGTCAGCCTGATATCATCATATTGGATGAACCTACCAATCATCTGGATCTTGAGGGAAGAAAGTTACTGTATGACCTTATTGATAAAACAGATGCAACAGTAGTTATTGTAAGCCACGACCGAATTCTGCTTAATCTTGTTGATACTATATTTGAGTTAAGTAATCAGGGAATTGCCACATATGGTGGAAACTATGACTTCTATGCGGAACAAAAAGAAGTGGAGGAGGAAGCTTTGCATAATGATATTCATGCCAAAGAACGGGCATTGAAAAAAGCAAAAGAGAAAGAAAGAGAATCGCTGGAACGCAAGCAGAAACTAGATGCAAGAGGCAAGCAAAAGCAGGAGAAATCCGGAGTTGCACGAATTATGATGAATACGCTCCGGAATAATGCTGAGAAAAACACCTCAAAACTGAAAAGTGTACACGCTGAGAAAATCAATGGAATTTCAGATGGTTTAAGAGATCTTCGTTCCTCTTTAAAGAATGCTGAACAGATGAAAGTGAACTTTAATGATTCCAATCTGCATTCAGGGAAGATTTTAATTGCTGCCGAAGATATTAACTTCAATTATGGAAATGGAATTCTATGGAAAGACAATCTTAACCTTGAGATCCGAAGCGGGGAAAGAATTTCGATCAAAGGTTTGAATGGCTCAGGAAAAACAACTCTGATAAAACTTCTGCTGGGAAATATTGAATCTCCCGAAGGAAAAATAGACAGAGCTGAGTTTAACAGCATTTATATTGATCAGGAATATTCACTGATTGATAATGATTCGACTCTTTATGATTTTGTCCAGACCTTTAATGACAACGCACTACAGGAATTTGAGGTGAAAACATTTCTGTCCAGATTTTTATTCGGTAAAGATACCTGGGACAAAAAATGTGGTGTACTGAGTGGAGGTGAGCGTTTGCGCTTGCTTCTATGTGGACTTTCCATCAGTAACAACGCTCCGGATATGATCATCCTTGATGAACCTACCAATAACCTTGACCTTCAGAACGTGGAAATTCTCACCAATTCCATTAAAGATTATCACGGAACATTGCTAGTCATTTCCCATGATGAAATTTTTCTGGAGGAGATTGGGATTGATCGGGAATTGATACTTGTATAA
- a CDS encoding adenylate kinase, whose translation MINIVLFGPPGSGKGTQAQNLIEKFNLKQVSTGDLFRYNMKNDTELGKLAKSYIDKGELVPDQVTTDMLIDEIKKPTDTNGFIFDGYPRTTAQTEALETIVKEVLNDDIDICLSLVVEDKILVERLLKRGETSGRSDDSNVEIIENRIKEYYTKTAEVAELYKQQGKYVEVNGVGEIDEISQKLFAEVEKIK comes from the coding sequence ATGATAAACATTGTTCTGTTCGGCCCTCCAGGAAGTGGAAAAGGAACACAAGCTCAGAATCTAATCGAAAAATTCAATTTAAAACAGGTTTCAACAGGTGATCTTTTCAGATACAATATGAAAAATGATACTGAACTTGGAAAACTGGCTAAGTCATACATCGATAAGGGAGAATTGGTTCCGGATCAGGTAACAACAGATATGCTGATCGATGAGATCAAAAAACCTACTGATACCAATGGTTTTATTTTTGACGGATACCCAAGAACGACTGCTCAGACAGAAGCTTTGGAAACCATTGTTAAAGAAGTACTGAATGACGATATTGACATCTGTCTTTCATTGGTAGTAGAGGACAAAATTTTGGTTGAAAGACTTCTGAAAAGAGGTGAAACCAGCGGAAGATCAGACGACAGCAATGTAGAGATCATCGAAAACAGAATTAAAGAATATTATACTAAAACAGCAGAAGTTGCCGAGCTTTATAAGCAGCAGGGTAAATATGTAGAGGTAAACGGTGTTGGAGAAATTGATGAGATTTCCCAAAAACTTTTCGCTGAAGTAGAGAAAATTAAATAA
- a CDS encoding alpha/beta fold hydrolase, whose amino-acid sequence MLVSPKPSYLPSKIDSDSQLFYTLFSPETIKATLLIVHGMQEHSGRYAEIAKYFADHGIAVLTYDHLGHGKSVKDKKEIGFFQLEKPDERLVADAEMMANHLAEQYPDVPHFILGHSMGSFITRCLLQKANSKFSGAIITGTGGPLPGIDVLRGYLSLATAIAPHHRTFLNSVFTSVNNKHFKKDKDFSDTSWLSVNAKNRKAFEQDELCGIPFTHNAFYTLFTIYKKATARNWASSISKSFPFLFVSGQNDPIGDFGKGVMYTVNNLKADGFQHVDVKIYPDMRHEILNEEIREQVLGEIYHWILKN is encoded by the coding sequence ATGCTAGTTTCTCCAAAGCCATCATACCTTCCATCAAAAATAGACAGTGACTCACAGCTTTTCTACACTCTATTCTCCCCAGAAACCATAAAAGCTACCCTTCTCATTGTCCACGGCATGCAGGAACATAGCGGAAGATATGCAGAAATTGCAAAATATTTTGCAGATCATGGAATTGCTGTATTGACCTATGATCATTTGGGACATGGAAAATCTGTAAAAGACAAAAAAGAGATTGGTTTCTTTCAACTTGAAAAACCAGATGAAAGATTGGTTGCAGATGCAGAAATGATGGCTAATCATCTTGCAGAGCAATATCCGGATGTTCCTCATTTTATTTTGGGACATTCCATGGGATCTTTTATTACCCGCTGTCTTCTTCAAAAGGCAAACAGTAAATTCTCAGGAGCCATCATTACAGGAACCGGCGGACCTTTACCGGGAATAGATGTATTAAGAGGTTATTTATCATTAGCTACAGCCATTGCGCCTCATCACCGTACTTTCTTGAATTCTGTTTTTACCAGTGTCAATAACAAGCATTTTAAAAAGGATAAAGATTTCAGTGATACCAGCTGGCTGAGTGTAAATGCTAAAAACAGAAAAGCTTTTGAACAGGATGAACTTTGCGGGATTCCGTTCACTCATAATGCTTTTTATACTTTATTCACCATTTATAAAAAAGCTACAGCAAGGAATTGGGCTTCTTCTATTTCAAAATCATTTCCTTTTTTATTTGTAAGCGGGCAGAATGATCCGATCGGTGATTTTGGAAAAGGCGTAATGTATACTGTCAACAACTTAAAAGCTGACGGTTTTCAGCATGTAGACGTGAAGATCTATCCGGATATGCGTCATGAGATTTTGAATGAGGAAATACGGGAGCAAGTGTTGGGTGAAATTTATCATTGGATTTTAAAAAATTAA
- a CDS encoding TatD family hydrolase: MIDTHTHLYAEEFDEDRKEAIQRALDKGITEFYLPAIDSESHEKMLQLETEYPGQIFSMMGLHPCYVKPESWEKELEIVKNYLEQRHFPAIGEIGIDLYWDKTTLDIQVKAFEQQIDWAIEKDLPIVIHTRESFDETFEVLERKKHPKLRGIFHCFSGNLEQAQHAIDLNFILGIGGVVTFKNGKIDQFLSEIPLDKIVLETDSPYLAPVPHRGKRNESSYLDLVAGKLVDIYGKDFSEIDRITTENAKNLFK; the protein is encoded by the coding sequence ATGATTGATACACATACACATCTATACGCAGAAGAATTTGATGAAGACAGAAAAGAAGCTATTCAGAGAGCTTTAGATAAAGGAATTACAGAATTCTATCTTCCTGCCATCGATTCTGAATCACATGAGAAGATGCTGCAGCTGGAAACAGAATATCCGGGACAGATTTTTTCAATGATGGGATTACACCCTTGCTACGTAAAACCTGAATCTTGGGAAAAAGAACTTGAAATTGTGAAAAATTATCTCGAACAGAGACATTTTCCTGCAATAGGAGAGATAGGGATTGATCTGTATTGGGATAAAACAACGCTGGATATCCAGGTGAAAGCCTTTGAACAGCAGATTGACTGGGCAATAGAAAAGGATCTTCCGATTGTAATTCATACAAGAGAAAGCTTTGATGAGACATTTGAAGTGTTAGAAAGAAAAAAACATCCGAAGCTGAGAGGAATTTTCCATTGTTTTTCAGGAAACCTGGAACAGGCACAGCATGCTATTGACCTTAATTTCATTTTAGGAATTGGTGGAGTAGTGACCTTCAAGAATGGGAAAATAGACCAGTTTCTGAGCGAAATTCCACTGGATAAAATTGTTCTGGAAACAGACTCTCCTTATCTGGCTCCGGTCCCCCACAGAGGGAAAAGAAATGAAAGCTCCTATCTTGATCTGGTAGCCGGTAAATTGGTAGATATCTATGGGAAAGATTTCTCTGAGATAGACCGCATCACGACAGAGAATGCAAAGAATCTTTTTAAGTAG
- a CDS encoding AAA family ATPase, with amino-acid sequence MRIHIFGASGSGVTTLGRALSEELNLEYFDSDDFFWLPTPIPFTERQNPETRNSIVSDKLHAIENWIFGGSIIHWGENVFPAFDLIIFLYLPSEIRMERLRKREYERYGDEMITNPERAKKFHEFIDWAKDYDHNTGIANRTLKAHLEWLSEMNTPLIELSGDYDLPQKVNIIMNRIKQGNLQTQ; translated from the coding sequence ATGAGAATACATATTTTCGGAGCTTCAGGTTCCGGGGTTACCACTTTAGGAAGAGCATTATCTGAGGAACTCAATCTTGAATACTTTGACAGTGATGATTTTTTCTGGCTTCCAACACCAATCCCTTTTACAGAAAGACAAAACCCTGAAACAAGAAATTCGATTGTTTCAGACAAACTTCATGCGATTGAAAACTGGATTTTTGGAGGTTCAATTATTCATTGGGGTGAAAATGTATTTCCGGCATTCGATCTGATCATATTTCTTTATCTTCCTTCTGAAATAAGAATGGAAAGGCTGAGAAAAAGGGAATACGAAAGATATGGCGATGAAATGATCACCAATCCTGAAAGAGCAAAAAAATTTCATGAGTTTATAGACTGGGCTAAGGATTATGATCACAATACCGGTATTGCGAACAGAACTTTAAAAGCTCATCTGGAATGGCTGTCTGAAATGAATACTCCTCTGATTGAGCTTTCGGGCGATTATGACCTGCCCCAAAAGGTGAATATTATTATGAATAGAATAAAACAGGGAAATCTGCAGACTCAATAG
- a CDS encoding porin family protein, translated as MKKNIFFIAVFAFSAIFNAQENTKDLASMSFGVKGGYSLSNMKFFETGLDSKSYFYAGITAEQPLSSKFGLQAELLYTQLGGKDAYPWYQLVGNEVVSMGEINFDYKFNQIQVPISVKYYIVPELSASVGMNLGFNISSKVKMNTVFGETETHNYESLKTLNLFPFLGAEYKINQKFFVDARYNFNFIEMNKNNSVPIKIGFLQAGVGYRFK; from the coding sequence ATGAAGAAGAACATTTTTTTCATTGCAGTATTTGCTTTCTCAGCAATATTTAATGCACAAGAAAATACAAAAGACCTAGCATCTATGAGCTTTGGTGTAAAAGGAGGATATTCCTTATCCAATATGAAGTTTTTTGAGACTGGGCTGGATTCAAAATCCTATTTTTATGCAGGTATCACAGCAGAACAGCCTTTATCTTCTAAATTTGGTTTGCAAGCCGAATTACTGTACACTCAATTGGGTGGTAAAGATGCTTATCCTTGGTACCAATTGGTAGGCAATGAAGTGGTAAGCATGGGGGAAATAAACTTTGATTACAAATTCAATCAGATACAGGTTCCTATTTCAGTAAAATATTATATTGTTCCAGAGCTTTCTGCTTCTGTAGGGATGAACTTAGGATTTAACATATCATCCAAAGTAAAAATGAATACTGTTTTTGGAGAGACTGAAACCCACAATTACGAATCTTTAAAAACCTTGAATTTATTTCCATTCCTGGGTGCAGAATATAAGATTAATCAAAAGTTTTTTGTTGATGCCAGATACAATTTCAATTTTATAGAAATGAATAAAAACAATTCAGTTCCTATTAAAATTGGATTTCTGCAGGCGGGTGTAGGATATAGATTTAAATAA